In the genome of Photobacterium sp. TY1-4, one region contains:
- a CDS encoding ferrous iron transport protein A — protein sequence MKLSELSCGKSGRVTAMSALPTATRKKLMVMGMLPNTEVTVVRLAPLGDPLQVRVRGVDMALRKQIAAAIEVEVLS from the coding sequence ATGAAACTGTCAGAGTTGTCATGCGGGAAAAGCGGGAGGGTGACGGCCATGTCCGCCTTGCCGACAGCGACCCGAAAAAAATTGATGGTCATGGGGATGCTGCCGAATACGGAGGTCACGGTCGTGCGACTCGCGCCGCTGGGCGATCCGCTGCAGGTTCGGGTGCGCGGTGTGGATATGGCCCTGCGTAAGCAGATCGCTGCGGCAATTGAAGTGGAGGTGCTCTCATGA